A section of the Elusimicrobiota bacterium genome encodes:
- a CDS encoding T9SS type A sorting domain-containing protein → LNGAQQSNTASARITLLASDLSTIRIYPNPWRKDKHQGHPVTFDTLPPNSTVKLYTLSGHWIKTLNTATASAEWNLDNDAGDKVASGIYLYVITNDQGQRVRGKVVVIR, encoded by the coding sequence GCTGAATGGAGCCCAGCAGTCCAACACCGCGAGCGCGCGCATCACACTTCTCGCTTCAGATCTGAGCACGATCCGGATATATCCGAATCCCTGGCGCAAAGACAAACACCAGGGACACCCAGTGACTTTCGATACCCTGCCCCCCAACAGCACCGTGAAGCTCTATACGCTCTCCGGACACTGGATCAAGACGCTGAACACCGCCACCGCTTCGGCGGAATGGAATCTGGATAACGACGCCGGGGACAAGGTCGCCAGCGGAATTTATCTCTACGTAATCACGAACGACCAGGGGCAGCGAGTGCGTGGCAAGGTAGTGGTCATTCGGTGA